TAAATAAGCGGTGTCATTTCTTACGTAAATATCATGCACATAATTAATAAAGTTGTAATCATACACCTGAGTAGGTTGAGTAGGATCAGCTAGAGAAATAACTTTTAATGCATCAATGTCGGCGTGACTAGTGTTACCGCAAGAGTATAAGAGGGCAGCACTGGAATCAATAAAAATATTATGGCTTCTAACAATCAGACTATCACTATCAGAAATAATGTGTACAGAATCAGGTAAATATTGTAAGTCATAAATACGCAAAGAGCTAAGTCCCTCATCAGCAACCTCGTATAAATACCCTTGGTAATCATGGTAATCTCGATGGATAATCTCATGACTTGAATGTTTTCCCTCTTTAAAGTCGATTAATTGGAGTTGATGAGTAGGAGTAATTCTAAAAAAGTGAGTTCCAACTGTAGAGCCTATTACAGCATACTCTTCATTATTATGAACAAATCCCCAGCATTCATTAAAGACAGATTCATCATCATAAGTCGTAATTAAATCATTATCATCCCAATTGTCTAATAACATTACATTTTTAATTTGTGCCAACAGCTGAACGGATAATAAGAGCAATGTTATGATTAATGAAGACTTCATAGGTTTCAAATGAGCTTTAAAGTTAAATAAAGTTAACTACTAAAAAAAATGTGTTGTAGGAAAGGTCTCTTAAATCATTTTTTGGATTATATTCGTAGCCAAATATAATAAACGATATGTTGTATCGTTATATCCAAAATATGAGTAACCTAGTTATTATTCCTACCTATAATGAAAAAGAAAACATCAATAATATTATTGATGCTGTTTTTTCTTTGGAGGAGTTGTTTCATATATTGGTGGTAGATGATGGGTCTCCAGATGGAACAGCCCAAATCGTTAAAGACCTGCAACAGCAATATCAAGGAAAGCTGCATATTGAAGAAAGAACGGGTAAACAAGGTTTAGGAACAGCATATATTCATGGGTTTAAATGGGCACTGAATCGTGATTATGATTTTATCTTTGAGATGGATGCCGATTTTTCGCACAACCCAAAAGATTTACCTCGTTTATTAGAAGCCTGTAAAAACCAGGGATACGATATGAGTATCGGATCGAGGTATGTAAAAGGAGGTAAAGTCGAGAATTGGCCGTTTAGCCGATGGTTAATGTCATATTATGCTTCTTTCTATGTAAGAATGGTATTGTTGATTAATATCAAAGACACAACAGCAGGATTTAAGTGTTATTCACGAAAAGTTTTAGAAACATTAAACTTAGACAATGTTTGGTTTGTAGGATATGCATTTCAAATTGAAATGAAATATTCAACACTAAAAAACGGGTTTAAAATTAAAGAGGTCCCAGTTACATTTGTAGATCGAGTTTTTGGAGAATCTAAAATGAATATGGGGATTTTTAAAGAAGCTTTTTGGGGGGTACTTAAGTTGAGAAAGAAGTTTAAATAGATCTAGCTTTTTTATTGTTAGGTAGATTTTTTTGAACTTTGTAAGTAGAGAATTTTACAGCCTTTAGAGCGAGAATAGCCGTTTATACAAAAAAGCTTACCGTTAAAAAGAAAAGAGAGTAAATAAATTGATGCTTTTTTCAGACTTCGTTTTTTCGCGAAAAAAAAGATGAAAAAATTCAATTTATTAATTTTAGGTATACTTTTTATAGGCGGATTAATAGCACAAGAAAGTATAGAATGGGGGAAAACAAATGTAGCAAAGAGCAAGACTTATTATCCAGATATTATTGGAGAAAATGAAAAAAATATTTATACATTTTCCCTAGTCAATAAAGGCTATGTTGTAGAATCACATCGAAAAGGGTCTTACTTAAAAAACTATTCCACATCTATTAACCCTGAAAAGATCAAGAAAAATAAAACCCAGTTAGAAGATGTAATTTTTTTTAATAATAGGTTTGTTGTTTTTGTTAGTTATTTTGATAAAAAAGCTAAACAGTCGGTGATCTATGCCTATTATATAAATGGTAAAACGGGAAAAGCGGATAAGCATAAACAAAAAATATTTTCAATTCCTGTAGAAAAGAAAAGTAGAGATGGTTCTTTTTCTATAATGGTGTCACCTGATAAATCAAAAGTTTTGATCAGACATTATGCTTACTACAAAAAACAAAAAGCATTTAAAGAAAAAATTAAAGTTTTAGATGATAATTTAGAAGAGCTAAACGCTACAGAAGAGATTTCTTTAAAGAAAGGAGCGAGTTTTACACTTTCTAATGGAGTGTTAGATAATGACGGTTCAATCTATTTCTTAAAAAAGGAAAAAGTAGGTAAAAAAGATGATGCTTATTCGATTATCTCGTATGAAGCACGAAGAGATTTTGAAAAATGGGAAGAGAATTTATCAGTAAAAGATTTAGGGTTAGAAATAGGAGCTTTTATTAATGATATTCATTTTACAATTAATGAAAATAATGAGTTAATAGTATCGGGTTATTACGCTTTAAAAAAGCAATTAAAAGGGTGCTTTTATTTACGAATAGATAATAAATCTAAAGAAATTGAAGTAAAAAAAATCAATGAATTTGATGATAAATTTGTTGATCAGTTTAAAACTAAAAAACAAGAGAAAAAAGGGAAAGAAGCAGAAATTATGAACAGGTTTCATAATGTTGAAATTTTAACCAAAAAAGATGGGGGAATTGTTTTATTAGGAGAGCTTTATTATTATTACTATGTCTCTAGTGATCAAGGTACAAGTTATAAAGAATATTTTGGTGATATAATCGTACTGGATATGTCATCTGAAGGAGATTTAAACTGGGGAAATAGAATTCCTAAAAAGCAAGTGTTTGCTTATAGAGCTCAAGGACCATTTATTTTTGCTACTACTGGTTTTTCTTTATTTATTGTTCCTAATTGGAGAACTGTTGAGTATTTCTCTTATTTAGCAGCGATAAATGATGAGAAGATTTCTATTATTTTTAATGATAATCCGAAAAATAATTTAAGTACAGATGACCAAACAAAACTTAAAGCATTGAAAAAAGTTAAAAAGGCAACCGTTACTAAATATACAATAGACTTAAAAACAGGAGAGAAAAAAGAAGAACTATTTGCAAACGCTAAGGATTTTGATGTGTATATTAAACCACAGGTTTATTATCAAAAAGGGCAAAACGAACCAATAACTGTCTTTGGAATGAAAGGCAAAAAATATAAATACGGAACTTTTAATTTAGATTAACTTTTTCTAGAAAGGCTACTATAATTGTATAGTAGTCTTTCTTTTATTGATGGATACATGAAGCTATTTTTATTATTACTTACTGTTATAACATTCTATAGTCAGCAGTTAACTGCTCAGCATAAGGAGGTAAATTTTGAAGAAAGAAATTTATATGCAAAAGGAACCTTGCCAAATGTGTTTTCTGCAACTATAGCTGAAAAGTTAGAAACATCTATAGAAGAATTTAATCTGGTAGATTCAACACAAGATTATGATGAAAAAATAAAATTTTTATTAACCTCTAACTATCTAGATTCTGATTTGTTTTGGTCTGGTAATGTTTTGTATGGAGATGCTTTGACGAACTATATTCAGAAAGTAGGAGATAAAGTCGTTCAAGGTAGAAAAGACTTAACTAAAAAAATAGAGTTTTATGTTTATAGATCAAGTCAAATCAATGCCTTTTGTACAGGATTGGGAAATATCTTTGTGAGTACAGGTTTGCTTGCCAATATTGAAACTGAGGCCGAGTTAGCTTTTGTATTATCTCATGAAGTAGCACATTATGAATTAAAACACAGTTTATCTTCCTATTTTGAAAATGACAAGTTATTAAAAGGAAAAGGAGAGTATAAAAAACAGAAAATTGAACAAAAAATAGCTTTACTGTATAAGTTTGCTAAAGAAGATGAGTATGAGGCAGATTCTGTGGGAACTGCTGAGTTTTTAAAGTTAGGGTATAGAGGAGAGCATGTTCCAAATGTATTGGAAATGCTGTATTATGCCTACCTCCCTTTTGATGAAAAATATATTGATGAGGAGTTTTTAAATATTGGAGATATTCAAATTCCTGCAGAATATTTGTTGAAAAATGCCGATAGCATACCAGCAATGATAGAAAGAAATGACAGCTATTATACGCATCCCAACATCTTAAAACGATTAAATAGAGTAGAAGCCATTCAGTTGGAGTATGAGCAATCAAACACAGTTGATTTTTTCTTTTCAGAAGAAACGTTTTATGCTGTGAGAAAAAAAGCCAGGTATGAATTGGTTAGACAATATTTGATTGAAGCCAGGTATTCAAAAGCGCTGTATAGTTCTTTAACTTTGTTAGAAGATGATCCAAATAACCGCTTTTTAGAGTTGTCGATATCAAAAGCATTGTATGGTTTATGTAAGTATAAAAATGCCAATGAATTACATTATGTAGCTGAAGCTTATACTAGAATACAAGGTGAGAGTCAAAAGATCCATTACCTGATTAAGCATTTAACTAAAAAGCAGTTCAATGTTGTTGTTGTAAGCTTTTTAGAAAAAATGGCCTTAAAATATCCAGAAGAAACAATCTTAGAACAGTACATTGAAGATCTAATTAGAGAGTTAGTTGTTGTCAATAAAATAACTACTAAAGATTTAAAAAAGGAAAGTACTACTGCTGATAATTTTCACCTTTATGCGTTAAGAGATTTATATGAAAAAAATGGATATGAAGCTAAGTTTAATGATTACCATAAAGAACTTGAGGAGTTACAAGAAAAAGAAAATAAAAGTTACAAGGAAAAAGAGAAAGAAAAAAGATTAAAACAAATAGACCAACAAAAGAATGGGTACCAAATTAAAGCCGAAACAATGGTGGTGATGGAACCTAAAGTTTATTTGTTTGACAAGGAGGGGATCATGTTAAGTGCTATAGAAAAGCTACAGTTAGAGTATGTTGAAGAGATTAAAAAGATGTCTGAGGTCCATCACATTAAGGTCGAACATTTAGATCGGTTAAATGTCAGAGATACTAAACGTTATAATTATTTATTAATTTTAAATGATTTGTTGAGGAGCTATAACCAGAATATGGATTATAAGCTTGTTACAATAATGGATGGAAATCGGAACTATTTACAAGATGTTTACGATACAAGGTATGTTTATCAAACTTATATATACTATAATAAAAAGACGAAAAGCAATCATTTTATTTCAAGTCTTATAGATATTGAATTAGGTAAAACAGTTTATTCGAATATAGCGTTTTTCAAAGGTTACCCACATCTTAATCTTATTAGGAGGTTTATAGACGATGATTTTAGAAAGATAAAGACGTAAACTATTTTA
This genomic stretch from Flavobacteriales bacterium harbors:
- a CDS encoding polyprenol monophosphomannose synthase; translated protein: MSNLVIIPTYNEKENINNIIDAVFSLEELFHILVVDDGSPDGTAQIVKDLQQQYQGKLHIEERTGKQGLGTAYIHGFKWALNRDYDFIFEMDADFSHNPKDLPRLLEACKNQGYDMSIGSRYVKGGKVENWPFSRWLMSYYASFYVRMVLLINIKDTTAGFKCYSRKVLETLNLDNVWFVGYAFQIEMKYSTLKNGFKIKEVPVTFVDRVFGESKMNMGIFKEAFWGVLKLRKKFK
- a CDS encoding M48 family metallopeptidase, which codes for MKLFLLLLTVITFYSQQLTAQHKEVNFEERNLYAKGTLPNVFSATIAEKLETSIEEFNLVDSTQDYDEKIKFLLTSNYLDSDLFWSGNVLYGDALTNYIQKVGDKVVQGRKDLTKKIEFYVYRSSQINAFCTGLGNIFVSTGLLANIETEAELAFVLSHEVAHYELKHSLSSYFENDKLLKGKGEYKKQKIEQKIALLYKFAKEDEYEADSVGTAEFLKLGYRGEHVPNVLEMLYYAYLPFDEKYIDEEFLNIGDIQIPAEYLLKNADSIPAMIERNDSYYTHPNILKRLNRVEAIQLEYEQSNTVDFFFSEETFYAVRKKARYELVRQYLIEARYSKALYSSLTLLEDDPNNRFLELSISKALYGLCKYKNANELHYVAEAYTRIQGESQKIHYLIKHLTKKQFNVVVVSFLEKMALKYPEETILEQYIEDLIRELVVVNKITTKDLKKESTTADNFHLYALRDLYEKNGYEAKFNDYHKELEELQEKENKSYKEKEKEKRLKQIDQQKNGYQIKAETMVVMEPKVYLFDKEGIMLSAIEKLQLEYVEEIKKMSEVHHIKVEHLDRLNVRDTKRYNYLLILNDLLRSYNQNMDYKLVTIMDGNRNYLQDVYDTRYVYQTYIYYNKKTKSNHFISSLIDIELGKTVYSNIAFFKGYPHLNLIRRFIDDDFRKIKT